Within the Miscanthus floridulus cultivar M001 chromosome 2, ASM1932011v1, whole genome shotgun sequence genome, the region ACACCGAGCAGGCGTCCTGGTCGGTTGTTCCTagtcggccccgaccgtgtcggtcgggaaagagaGGCGAGCAAAGGTCCGGCATATCCTCGGTCGGAGGAACGAGGTCGGAGCCGGACTGTGGTCCCACCACGCCCAGGCCCTCCGGTTGGGGCTCCGACTAGGTCTTCTGGCCGGAGGTGTCGGTCGGGGACCGTATCGTGGTCTCGGcctgtcattgtgtatctgggccggcccagacgcGCGTTGTCGCTGCGCTGCCTGTTAGGCCAAGTATTGCAGGGAAGttggtccattggggaccccgggtttatgaacccgacagcatTAGTGTTGGGACTCGAGAGAGATGTTTGGCTCTTGGATCCTGTCGTGCTCTCTAATGTCAAAACCTGTCTAAGGTCATTGGTTTACCTATGCATTACACTCTCCACGTCGGGCAGCATTAGTGGAACCCAGCCAACCACACACGTTTCCCGGCTTCCCGCCCCTTAAAAAACCACTAATGCATGCAAAGAGTGCACATTTTTTCATGTATTTTAGTCAATTTTGAATGAAACCTTGGATGAAGGAGTTACAACGAAAATTGGTTATGATTGAATTGTAGATCATGCAAAAAATAGAATCATTGTTGTCGGTACCCCCTTAGTACATCAAACTCTCCTCAGAGAAGAAAAAATTACACTTTGAGGGTGGGGAGGGGAAATGCTATTTCAGACATGTTTGCTTTGTGACTCTATATAGCTAAGCCAAATTCGGTAACTGTTGAATGAATTTTGCTTCCATTTGGTTCCATGCCAAATTTGGCTAGCTCAAGGAAACTTTGCCCATCCAAATTCTATCCTTTAGAAAAGTTAGGCAAGAATTTAGAGCTGGATTTGTGACCCAAGCACCGAGGTGCATAGGTAGTTGTTACGCATGTCAAGGAGAGAAGGTGATTTTCTTTGTAGCACTTATAGGATGAAAACATTCATGCAATTATCTCTTAACCCATAATGTTGTTTCTTAATATTATTATTAAACTAACTTACTCTATACATTTAAACTACAAAATAAAGCCCATGATGAATATATTTAGTGTAAAAAGATATTCACATGTAGCATGCATGCACATGACCTCACATTTGGCTAGAAAACAAATACATCCTAAAGACTCATTAAGCCAAACAAAAATTTATCTATGCCAAGTTAGATTATGCAAACACCAAGGTAAACAAAATGACATTTAGTAAAATTTAGGAAGGTAAAAATGAAACAAACGATTTCGCCCATTCATGTTCTGCCCAACATTTGGTTGAAAAAAACATCTGGTTGAATATGATGGGTTTCTTTTCTACTTGGCCAAGTCTTAGCCTCAAATCAAACAAAATCATGTTTCCTATACATGGATACAATTTGCTCATTACTTGGGTAGTAAACCAAAGACTCACCGTAACAACAGATTTTGACCAGACACTCTAAATTGAAATAGTTTTGCATGCCATCCTCGCACATAGCTCTAACTGCTCAGAGAATCACATGATTATCATCCTGCCTTCAGTAATCACGTAGCCGATATATCATTAGTGTTTCTATCATGGCGCCATAGTTGTGCAAGAATTGGGTACAAGGCAAGAAACAAAAGAAATGAGAAAGGTGATTGGAATGAACTTGCAAAAATCCCAAGATAGTGTTGTCACGCAGCAATATTAGTTAGGTTACACCACCAATATATTATGTGTAAATGATATTACCATAATGGGATTTCTAACTTAAGGAAGGTCGACATCACTGTGATAGTATCTCCAACCAATCTGAACTCGAGAATAAGTTTTTTTTCAACAGGGGGAGGATGATAAGGCCATAAAAAACATGCAGAATTACTCCTATATTCCGTGGCTTGCTGGTACTAATATTCATGATTTTAGCATTCGTATGCTATATCATTGGAAAGATATATGCGTATAATTTCCAACGCAACAAACGGTGCATCTTTGGACTTACGAGCTAGGAGTTACAACCATTTTAGTGGAAGCTACACATGCAGTTTTATTGCTGCGGGAGAAACCGATGACTCTTCAATTTCTCCACCAAGATGACCTTCCACTTGTATTTTTTATGCTTATGTTTACACCCAACTAGGAGGGATGTTCCTAATATAAATAAACCATGTAATCTATTATTTGAAGGAGAGTTGATATTGGTACGATATGAGAATTGAGCTGATCCTGTTGAGTGACCTCCGAGTGATTAGTTTTATCCTACCCACCACCGCGTACCATTCCACGAGTCGATCTTTATCACCGTTGTTAGTAGTTTGTGTGTGTTAGTACGTTTTAAGATAccaaacctaaccatgaaatcgGCATATAACCCGATGTTTTTTTAACATTTAACACAATGATGTGAAATTCGTTGTGTTGAGGAAAAAAAAGTATGCTCCCACGTAGATTTTACATGCTAAAGGATTTGGAGACATTTTTAATCCAATATATAATACAATAACATACAAAATTATATTTCCGCGTTACATTGGATACAGTTGAGTGCCTACTATTATATACACATATGTGAGCTATATATCCGGCAAAAAAGTTACTTTCCCTAGCTACGCGCCAAGAGCCCTAGACTACAGACACGAGCGTGCGATGTCGACACAACATATCCTCACAAAGTTTTCAATCAATGTCAGCATGCACGTAATCCACGAATACAAAATTCTTCTGGAGCTCATGGAATGCATATGCTACAGCGGCACTAATCAAAGCAGCTGCACCGATCAATAGTCTGAGCTGAACATCTGCAGGAATCCCGGCGGTAGCACTGCCCACTACTGTCGCTCCCATGAATACCTTCTGCAGAGTCTGGAATGCATGATATGCTCCTTTGCAAGACGAGCATTTCAATGTGTGTTGCTCGTATCTGTCTAGCATCTGCATAACACAAAGTCAATCATAAGAATATAAGAGTTACTGGAACGCGAAAGAATATAAGAGTTACTGGAACGCGAAACACAGCTGACGAAAGTTTACGTGTGTCTACTTCAAGTAGATGATACTGTTTCCAGATTCAGTCAGTAGAAGGTGAACTTTTGCTGTCAGTTAAGCAACTATTCTCAAATGTCTAGCAGTAAGAGTGGTTCGACGCTACTATCTTTCCAAATGTTTCACTGAATTTGGCCCTTTGTGATACTAAGCACTTACGCAGATTGCTGTTAATACATTAGCTCATATGACAACTGATAATGTACAACATAAATTTGTGTGTTATAGAAACAAAGTGTGCCAACAATGAAGACATGATAACACATTCTGCACAGAAAGGGGAAAAACGAGTAAAAAAGATAACTGCAATCAGTTATCAATGCATAGAGCATTAAGGATGTAGGCAAAACAGATCCTTGGTCACCAAAAAATTATTGCGATATTCGAACATTTTAAGTCTGAAGCAAAGATTATACTGAGATTCTTTGGTGGCCCAGATAGCTTTTACCTCGCGCTTTGAAAAGACGGTGGAAGGCAATGCTTCCTGGCTAGGATTTCCAAACCACTCAGGCTGGCTATTGCCAAATTTCCTTAGCCATGCCCGGAATGCTAAAACAAATCGATCAGCCTGTGTGGGTGTGAATGTGATCTTTGTGTACTGCTGATTAACATCTGTAGAAGACTCCTTGGTTGCAGCTAGGAAAATCTTTTCCTGGCCTTGAAGAACAATCATATCACCATCATAGACCAAATTTGAAGTCCAATGTTCATACCATCGAGGGACAAGCTACACCACAAAGAGAGAAAGAAGGTATCAGCATTTGACTGTACACATATAAATTCAAATATGATCAAGTAATAAACTCCGCCAATAATATATGCATACAGTAGGGACTAGGTACCTTCGCCTTGTTTCCCCACAAAAATATGAGAACAAGTTCATTTTAGCAGTTATAAGATTCATTGACAAAACAAATAGGAAAACAAAGGTTAAGTAAAGGAATCACTAAACAAGCATGTACCTGCCACCATGCTTTTCCTGGCATTGTAAACTGGAAAAAGTTTCGAGCGCTACAGACAATAGAACGAGTCTTCCCTGGGGCCATTGGAATGTTGAAAGAGCAAATCCATATGACCCATTTCTGGTCTCCAAAAATGGGTAACTTTGTGTCTATCTCTATTCTGTACAAACCAGTTAACAAAAGTTCAGAGCCGTATAACGACTAGATTGCTGAAGCGATAAATAAGAACCACTCCACCACACTGAAAGACAAGTAATACAATAAAACAAGAGGAAAGATGACCAGGTACTTTTGTGAAACTTACTTGTTTAATGCATAGCAAGGGGCCTCAAAAGTTGCAGTAATGCGAGGATTACCAGAATTTGCCCCTGAGTAACCCCAGGCACCACTTGACTCCATCTTGAATGTCAAAGGCCTGGCTCTATCTCTTCGTCCAGTAACCTGCGAGAGGAGTAAAGCTCTGAAACATGAGCGGATTTGCTGAAACCATGTATCTCAAGAGAACAAAGCATTTTGTTTGTCTATGCCACTGGCACAAGTTCATGCCACATAGATAGCACAATTAAGTCAGCCAGTCATTTATTGTCCATTCAGAATAAGCAAGTATCATACGTAAAGAGAATAAAACTATGATGCAATAAAATATATTGGGTATATCCACAGTTAAGGTGTAACAGTCAGTTAAACTTGCACACTGGCAATCGGAAAAAGATAAGAGGCCAGACGCAAACCATTCTGCACTTTTTATCATTATAAGTCATTTCTGAGGAATTTCATATACTTAAACAGCATTGAGGTGGTGATTTTTGGGCAAAGTAACCAAAATTGATTACAACAAAACATCTTTCCTCGAATCACAAACTTTCAACTGCAAAATACTATCATGGTGAGTGTGGCAAGCAACTAAGTTTTGTCCCTTTACTAAGTAGCTACCTTGTGGTGAGCAAATTCTATATGGGACGGATCAGAGACGTTCTCCATCAACGTATCATAACCATAGAACAAGTCCCTCTGGATTGTCACCGTGGAGAAGGCCGGGTCGTCAAACTCTTTCGGCAACCTGAAACCAAACAAGATCGAATTCAGTCGCCGGAAAGCACAGCCGAATTCAACCAATTAGCCGCAGTCCAAACCCTGACTCTACGAACATTGGAGGCTTGGTGGCAGTGGCTTTCTCCCACCCATTCTCATCAGGCCACACGAACAGCAAGCCCTGGGAGACGAGGGTGGGGAACTTGATCGCGCACGCCTTCGGCGAACGCACCCCCCGGGCCTCAAGACCCTCAGGCATGGCCTGGGGGATCCTGGTGCAGGCGCCGGAGCCGTCGAATGACCATCCGTGATACGAGCACTGCAAGCACCCCGTCTCATCGATCCTGCCCTCCTGCACAGGCTCAGACCAAAATTAGCCGAAACGAGGAAGAGATCCGGTAGGACACGGATGAGGCGAGGAAGGGATGCGGGTCACCGTACCGAGAGCGGGGCAAGGCGGTGGGGGCAGCGGTCGTCGAGCGCGACCCACTCGCCGGACTTGGGTTCCTTCCAGATGACGAGGTCGCGGTTGAGGAGCTGGAACGGGGTGGGGCGGCTGGGGTCGAGGTCCTCGACGAGGGAGACTGGGTACCAGTGATCCCTCCACGAGAACTTCTCGCCGGACTCGGGCGCCGACGTGCTCGGCTCCGCCTGCTCCGCCGCCTCCCCTGGGACGGACGTCGGCGCAGCCACGCGTAGGCGGATCCGAGGACGACGGCCCACATAGACGCGGCCTCCAGCCGCCGGCGCGGCGAGCGAGGGGAGCCGCGGCGCCACCAGGAGCAAGAGGGCTGGGGTCGTCGCGCGCATTTTGTCGCCGCACGTGTCGAAGTGAAGCGCAGAGGTTTTGGCTTTCGCGCTGGAGATCTTCGCCGCGCGGCCCGCGCCGATTATATGCTTCGTCCGCGGCCGCAGTCGGTGGTTGGAATTGGAAGCAGTGCAGAGAGCTTCTAGACTGGGCAAGAACAGAGTTCTGGCACGGCAACGGGGAGAAACCTGTTTTTGGCGGAAAAAAAACAAGTGGGCAGACCAAGAAAATTCCGGGATTCTCCCACGCTGGGGAGTGAACGCGAGGGAAGAACTACTGATCCGGCCAGAGAGAGCACACTGTGCAGTGTACACACGGGGAGCGCAGTGTGGTTGCGTGACGGCAGGGAACGGAGGAAAGGCGGGGACGGAGAACAAGTGTGCACGAGCACGCATGGCGCTTTGCGGCGTTTGTGTGGTGGAGCTTGCATTGGGCCAGCCAGCCGCGGAGCCGCCCCCGACCGGCGGTGAGAACGACAAGAACCCACCCGTGGACCGTGGCGGAACACTTCGCACTTTGCAGGGTTGCTACAAAACTGAACAAATCAAATTCGAATTTGTTTAGCAATGCTATCTACTATTTTAGTATTTGTCCAGCAAAACAAAAGTATCCACATTAACCGTAGAATATATTAAATTACTCATCACTGCCATTATACAAAAAAATGACCAAGGAATACTCTTATATCTATTTTTCTATGACCAACCCATGCCACAATCAAAACATAGCTTCTTTATATTGGCTAACCGATTGAATTTTAGTCTATATAAATAAAGTAGATTCAAAGTTGCAATCCAAATACCTTTTGTACTTGCGCCTCAACCGCTGGGTACACTGCAGTCTATATAGTCTGCAGTGTGCCGAGCAGTCAGGGCCGTCCCATAAAATATATAGGCCTGTGCAAATTCTCATTTAGGCATGAAATATAAAtactaaataaataaataacaatAACGATAGTTATTATGCATTGTATTATTCTGCTTGTATGATCTATTAATAGCCCCTTTCTACAATCAAATCAGCATCCATATTCCCTTTTTTCCATTTATTTCTATGCTTTACATAGACATAGTCATATTTTCAAACCCAACTTTTAGAAAACAAATCTTAAAATATTGGTGCAATAGAAAAGAACAAAATTAACACGGTTAGAAATTCAAGAAGAACAGTTCTAGCCGTCTAGGCATATGCCAGTTGGAATAGTATATTGATCTGGTTAGTACTTAGTATACTGGCTGCTCCGATCCAACAAGCAGCAGCTTCCAGTCACAGTCACAGTGCTAACATGTTTAGAATACAAATTTATCTCAATCAATAAATTGAAGCAAAATAGGAGTAAAGATTTACGCCCTTCAAAGAGAGAAGGAAACACGAGGGAATTCATAGTACAGCATGATTTTTAGGCGTAAATCAGGATTAATCTAGAGACTCAGAGAATCAGTCCCATTATGAAAGATAGTTTACGATTTGCAAGCGGCAAGAGAAaaaacaaatgatttgaatatggATA harbors:
- the LOC136540655 gene encoding pheophorbide a oxygenase, chloroplastic-like, whose protein sequence is MRARAHLFSVPAFPPFPAVTQPHCAPRVYTAQCALSGRISSSSLAFTPQRGRIPEFSWSAHLFFFRQKQVSPRCRARTLFLPSLEALCTASNSNHRLRPRTKHIIGAGRAAKISSAKAKTSALHFDTCGDKMRATTPALLLLVAPRLPSLAAPAAGGRVYVGRRPRIRLRVAAPTSVPGEAAEQAEPSTSAPESGEKFSWRDHWYPVSLVEDLDPSRPTPFQLLNRDLVIWKEPKSGEWVALDDRCPHRLAPLSEGRIDETGCLQCSYHGWSFDGSGACTRIPQAMPEGLEARGVRSPKACAIKFPTLVSQGLLFVWPDENGWEKATATKPPMLPKEFDDPAFSTVTIQRDLFYGYDTLMENVSDPSHIEFAHHKVTGRRDRARPLTFKMESSGAWGYSGANSGNPRITATFEAPCYALNKIEIDTKLPIFGDQKWVIWICSFNIPMAPGKTRSIVCSARNFFQFTMPGKAWWQLVPRWYEHWTSNLVYDGDMIVLQGQEKIFLAATKESSTDVNQQYTKITFTPTQADRFVLAFRAWLRKFGNSQPEWFGNPSQEALPSTVFSKREMLDRYEQHTLKCSSCKGAYHAFQTLQKVFMGATVVGSATAGIPADVQLRLLIGAAALISAAVAYAFHELQKNFVFVDYVHADID